One segment of Erigeron canadensis isolate Cc75 chromosome 2, C_canadensis_v1, whole genome shotgun sequence DNA contains the following:
- the LOC122588784 gene encoding uncharacterized protein LOC122588784 translates to MIRREGKGPPSTSDLLVCFPRRAHLTLMPKPACSPRQNLQRHYQNHLKKSMRSGRNLSIGGGHASPYTLSGTKQMGSDNLSEPTSPKVTCAGQIKVRPSTKSCKNWQSVMEEIERLHINNNKKKSTWVETLGFKKEVMHFLSCLRKLKFDFHCVGAFSHVDISSDDEEDGDTNDIEINQDQDQVNNHHVDDHDNHDEEEVSSRTVFSKWLVVLQENEECDVHEKDQEKSLKSSKEAEELPSCPPPNALLLMRCRSAPAKSWMEEKAEEDEKLEKDHDHDHDHEHDKEKEQEEELTNKEIDQLEKKESKRKSLMELMQIESGDFYKLSCDIAKETWVIGGIHKDPFSRSRSWKR, encoded by the coding sequence ATGATTAGAAGAGAAGGGAAAGGGCCTCCATCAACAAGTGATCTTCTGGTATGTTTTCCAAGAAGAGCACATCTTACATTGATGCCAAAGCCGGCTTGTAGCCCACGTCAAAATCTTCAACGCCACTACCAAAACCACCTTAAGAAGTCTATGAGAAGTGGTAGAAATCTCAGTATAGGTGGTGGCCATGCAAGTCCATATACATTGTCGGGGACAAAGCAGATGGGCTCAGACAACTTGTCTGAGCCCACGTCTCCAAAAGTAACTTGTGCTGGCCAAATCAAGGTTAGGCCTAGCACAAAATCATGCAAGAATTGGCAAAGTGTCATGGAAGAGATTGAAAGGcttcatattaataataataaaaagaaatctacttgggtagaaacattaGGGTTCAAGAAAGAAGTCATGCATTTCTTGAGTTGCTTAAGGAAACTTAAGTTTGATTTTCATTGTGTGGGAGCTTTTTCCCATGTAGATATAAgttcagatgatgaagaagatggtgATACCAATGATATAGAAATCaatcaagatcaagatcaagTTAATAATCATCATGTAGATGATCATGATAACCACGACGAAGAAGAAGTTTCATCACGAACCGTGTTTTCAAAATGGCTTGTGGTATTGCAAGAGAATGAAGAATGTGACGTGCATGAAAAAGATCAAGAGAAAAGTTTGAAATCATCAAAAGAAGCTGAAGAACTTCCATCATGTCCACCTCCAAATGCACTTTTGCTTATGCGATGTCGCTCTGCTCCTGCGAAAAGTTGGATGGAGGAGAAagctgaagaagatgaaaaattagaaaaggatcatgatcatgatcatgatcatgaacatgataaagaaaaagaacaagaagaagaacttacaaataaagaaattgatcaattggaaaagaaagaaagcaaAAGGAAAAGTTTAATGGAATTGATGCAAATTGAAAGTGGCGACTTCTACAAGTTATCATGTGATATTGCAAAGGAAACTTGGGTCATTGGTGGAATTCACAAAGATCCATTCTCAAGAAGTAGAAGTTGGAAAAGATGA